A window of the Drosophila simulans strain w501 chromosome 2L, Prin_Dsim_3.1, whole genome shotgun sequence genome harbors these coding sequences:
- the LOC6732008 gene encoding zinc finger protein 497 isoform X4 encodes MQHVSAASSVPSVVTPVVTTGGTTITLGGPPPLPKSEHKEDGKPPHGIEMYKVNIEDISQLFTYHEVFGKIHGDVVNHQLAAAHGGQLPPPPPLPPQVTSHAASAAAAAAAASTNNAAVAAVMASANAAAAAAAAASAGGGLPPATSGNGGQQVTVTTTSSSTSSGGSTTSGGTTTTAGELLMPKMEGGIHGVDGSGNGGNGGGQNVALAPDGTPIATGTHVCDICGKMFQFRYQLIVHRRYHSERKPFMCQVCGQGFTTSQDLTRHGKIHIGGPMFTCIVCFNVFANNTSLERHMKRHSTDKPFACTICQKTFARKEHLDNHFRSHTGETPFRCQYCAKTFTRKEHMVNHVRKHTGETPHRCDICKKSFTRKEHYVNHYMWHTGETPHRCDFCSKTFTRKEHLLNHVRQHTGESPHRCSYCMKTFTRKEHLVNHIRQHTGETPFKCTYCTKAFTRKDHMVNHVRQHTGESPHKCTYCTKTFTRKEHLTNHVRQHTGDSPHRCSYCKKTFTRKEHLTNHVRLHTGDSPHKCEYCQKTFTRKEHLNNHMRQHSSDNPHCCNVCNKPFTRKEHLINHMSRCHTGDRPFTCETCGKSFPLKGNLLFHQRSHTKGQEMERPFACEKCPKNFICKGHLVSHMRSHSGEKPHACTLCSKAFVERGNLKRHMKMNHPDAMMPPPPVHPHPQIPAGVLTQVKQEVKPIIIPHHSATTTMHTIQQITAGAAGGAGAVQLTPGLVPLVTSTLISHNAAAQQQSQKQQAAAAAAAQQQAAAAAAAQQQAAQQQAAAAHQQHQQQVAAQHQQQAAVAAHQQQQQQLQQQQQLLQLSIQQAAHHHQQEQHRQQQQQQHQQQQQQQHHQQQQQGHPQAPPPQQQQQPPPIALISDPSALARAAIQLQHLPANVEQHPVVY; translated from the exons ATGCAGCACGTGAGCGCTGCCAGCTCTGTGCCATCAGTAGTAACTCCTGTTGTGACCACTGGTGGGACAACGATTACATTGGGCGGCCCACCACCGCTTCCTAAATCCGAGCACAAAGAGGATGGCAAGCCGCCGCACGGCATCGAAATGTACAAGGTGAACATTGAGGACATTTCGCAGCTCTTCACCTACCACGAGGTCTTTGGCAAAATCCACGGCGATGTGGTCAATCATCAATTAGCAGCAGCCCACGGCGGCCAGttgccaccacctcctccgctaCCGCCGCAGGTTACCAGCCATGCGGCGAGTGCAgcggcagccgcagcagcggcgTCCACGAATAATGCCGCCGTTGCAGCGGTAATGGCATCAGCGAATGCAGCAGCGGCcgcggcggcagctgcatcGGCGGGGGGAGGACTACCGCCGGCCACCAGCGGCAATGGGGGCCAGCAGGTGACGGTGACGACGACCAGCAGCTCGACTAGCAGCGGCGGGAGCACCACCAGTGGGGGCACCACGACCACGGCGGGTGAGTTGCTTATGCCTAAAATGGAGGGCGGCATTCATGGCGTGGACGGCAGCGGCAATGGCGGCAATGGTGGCGGGCAAAACGTGGCGCTGGCGCCAGACGGTACGCCCATTGCGACGGGGACGCACGTCTGCGACATCTGCGGCAAGATGTTCCAGTTCCGGTACCAGCTGATCGTGCACCGGCGCTACCACAGCGAACGGAAGCCGTTCATGTGCCAGGTGTGCGGCCAGGGGTTCACCACGTCGCAGGATTTGACGCGCCACGGCAAGATCCACATTGGCGGGCCCATGTTCACCTGCATCGTGTGCTTCAATGTGTTCGCGAACAATACGAGCCTGGAGCGGCACATGAAACGGCACTCGACGGACAAACCGTTCGCCTGCACCATTTGCCAAAAGACCTTTGCCCGCAAAGAGCATCTGGACAATCACTTCCGCTCGCACACGGGCGAAACGCCCTTCCGTTGCCAGTACTGCGCCAAGACGTTCACGCGCAAGGAGCACATGGTCAACCATGTGCGCAAACACACGGGTGAGACGCCACATCGTTGCGATATTTGTAAGAAGTCCTTTACGCGCAAGGAACACTATGTTAACCACTACATGTGGCACACTG GCGAGACGCCGCACCGGTGCGACTTTTGCTCCAAGACGTTTACGCGCAAGGAGCACTTGCTTAACCACGTGCGCCAGCACACGGGAGAGTCGCCACACCGCTGCTCCTACTGCATGAAGACGTTCACGCGCAAGGAGCACCTGGTCAACCACATACGCCAGCACACGGGTGAGACACCGTTCAAGTGCACGTACTGCACGAAAGCGTTCACGCGCAAAGATCACATGGTTAATCATGTACGGCAACATACAGGCGAGTCGCCGCACAAGTGCACGTACTGCACCAAGACGTTTACGCGCAAGGAGCACCTGACGAACCATGTGCGCCAGCACACGGGCGACTCCCCGCACCGCTGCTCCTACTGCAAGAAGACCTTCACGCGCAAGGAGCACCTGACGAACCATGTGCGCCTGCACACGGGCGACTCGCCGCACAAGTGCGAGTACTGCCAGAAGACGTTTACGCGGAAGGAGCACCTCAACAATCATATGCGCCAGCATTCGAGCGACAATCCGCATTGCTGCAACGTTTGCAACAAGCCGTTTACGCGCAAGGAGCACCTGATCAACCATATGTCGCGGTGCCACACCGGTGACCGGCCCTTCACCTGCGAGACGTGCGGCAAATCGTTCCCGCTCAAGGGCAATCTGCTCTTCCATCAGCGTAGCCATACCAAGGGCCAGGAGATGGAGCGGCCATTCGCCTGCGAGAAGTGCCCCAAGAACTTCATCTGCAAAG GTCACTTGGTCTCGCACATGCGCTCCCATTCGGGTGAGAAACCACACGCGTGCACACTGTGCAGCAAGGCGTTCGTCGAGCGCGGCAATTTGAAGCGCCACATGAAGATGAATCACCCGGATGCTATGATGCCGCCACCACCCgtgcatccgcatccgcaaaTACCGGCTGGTGTGCTGACGCAAGTCAAGCAGGAAGTGAAACCGATCATAA TTCCCCATCACTCGGCGACCACCACGATGCACACCATCCAGCAGATCACGGCGGGTGCGGCGGGCGGAGCCGGTGCGGTCCAGTTAACTCCGGGTCTGGTGCCCCTGGTTACCTCCACGCTCATCTCACATAATGCTGCTGCCCAACAGCAGTCGCAGAAGCAGcaagcagccgccgcagcagctgcacagCAACAGGCCgcagccgccgctgctgcccaACAGCAAGCAGCCCAGCAACAGGCAGCAGCCgcacatcagcagcatcaacaacaagTGGCCgcgcaacatcaacagcaggcTGCAGTGGCTgctcaccagcagcagcaacagcagttgcagcagcagcaacaactgcttCAGTTGTCCATCCAACAGGCGGCTCACCATcatcagcaggagcagcatcgtcaacagcagcaacagcaacaccagcagcaacaacagcagcagcatcaccagcagcaacagcagggtCATCCACAGGCCCcgccaccgcagcagcaacagcagccgccgccCATCGCCTTGATCAGTGACCCAAGTGCTCTGGCACGCGCCGCCATCCAGCTGCAGCATCTGCCAGCGAACGTGGAACAGCACCCGGTTGTTTACTAA
- the LOC6732008 gene encoding zinc finger protein 271 isoform X2, producing MQHVSAASSVPSVVTPVVTTGGTTITLGGPPPLPKSEHKEDGKPPHGIEMYKVNIEDISQLFTYHEVFGKIHGDVVNHQLAAAHGGQLPPPPPLPPQVTSHAASAAAAAAAASTNNAAVAAVMASANAAAAAAAAASAGGGLPPATSGNGGQQVTVTTTSSSTSSGGSTTSGGTTTTAGELLMPKMEGGIHGVDGSGNGGNGGGQNVALAPDGTPIATGTHVCDICGKMFQFRYQLIVHRRYHSERKPFMCQVCGQGFTTSQDLTRHGKIHIGGPMFTCIVCFNVFANNTSLERHMKRHSTDKPFACTICQKTFARKEHLDNHFRSHTGETPFRCQYCAKTFTRKEHMVNHVRKHTGETPHRCDICKKSFTRKEHYVNHYMWHTGQTPHQCDVCGKKYTRKEHLANHMRSHTNETPFRCEICGKSFSRKEHFTNHILWHTGETPHRCDFCSKTFTRKEHLLNHVRQHTGESPHRCSYCMKTFTRKEHLVNHIRQHTGETPFKCTYCTKAFTRKDHMVNHVRQHTGESPHKCTYCTKTFTRKEHLTNHVRQHTGDSPHRCSYCKKTFTRKEHLTNHVRLHTGDSPHKCEYCQKTFTRKEHLNNHMRQHSSDNPHCCNVCNKPFTRKEHLINHMSRCHTGDRPFTCETCGKSFPLKGNLLFHQRSHTKGQEMERPFACEKCPKNFICKGHLVSHMRSHSGEKPHACTLCSKAFVERGNLKRHMKMNHPDAMMPPPPVHPHPQIPAGVLTQVKQEVKPIIIPHHSATTTMHTIQQITAGAAGGAGAVQLTPGLVPLVTSTLISHNAAAQQQSQKQQAAAAAAAQQQAAAAAAAQQQAAQQQAAAAHQQHQQQVAAQHQQQAAVAAHQQQQQQLQQQQQLLQLSIQQAAHHHQQEQHRQQQQQQHQQQQQQQHHQQQQQGHPQAPPPQQQQQPPPIALISDPSALARAAIQLQHLPANVEQHPVVY from the exons ATGCAGCACGTGAGCGCTGCCAGCTCTGTGCCATCAGTAGTAACTCCTGTTGTGACCACTGGTGGGACAACGATTACATTGGGCGGCCCACCACCGCTTCCTAAATCCGAGCACAAAGAGGATGGCAAGCCGCCGCACGGCATCGAAATGTACAAGGTGAACATTGAGGACATTTCGCAGCTCTTCACCTACCACGAGGTCTTTGGCAAAATCCACGGCGATGTGGTCAATCATCAATTAGCAGCAGCCCACGGCGGCCAGttgccaccacctcctccgctaCCGCCGCAGGTTACCAGCCATGCGGCGAGTGCAgcggcagccgcagcagcggcgTCCACGAATAATGCCGCCGTTGCAGCGGTAATGGCATCAGCGAATGCAGCAGCGGCcgcggcggcagctgcatcGGCGGGGGGAGGACTACCGCCGGCCACCAGCGGCAATGGGGGCCAGCAGGTGACGGTGACGACGACCAGCAGCTCGACTAGCAGCGGCGGGAGCACCACCAGTGGGGGCACCACGACCACGGCGGGTGAGTTGCTTATGCCTAAAATGGAGGGCGGCATTCATGGCGTGGACGGCAGCGGCAATGGCGGCAATGGTGGCGGGCAAAACGTGGCGCTGGCGCCAGACGGTACGCCCATTGCGACGGGGACGCACGTCTGCGACATCTGCGGCAAGATGTTCCAGTTCCGGTACCAGCTGATCGTGCACCGGCGCTACCACAGCGAACGGAAGCCGTTCATGTGCCAGGTGTGCGGCCAGGGGTTCACCACGTCGCAGGATTTGACGCGCCACGGCAAGATCCACATTGGCGGGCCCATGTTCACCTGCATCGTGTGCTTCAATGTGTTCGCGAACAATACGAGCCTGGAGCGGCACATGAAACGGCACTCGACGGACAAACCGTTCGCCTGCACCATTTGCCAAAAGACCTTTGCCCGCAAAGAGCATCTGGACAATCACTTCCGCTCGCACACGGGCGAAACGCCCTTCCGTTGCCAGTACTGCGCCAAGACGTTCACGCGCAAGGAGCACATGGTCAACCATGTGCGCAAACACACGGGTGAGACGCCACATCGTTGCGATATTTGTAAGAAGTCCTTTACGCGCAAGGAACACTATGTTAACCACTACATGTGGCACACTG GTCAAACGCCGCACCAGTGCGATGTCTGCGGCAAGAAATACACGCGCAAGGAGCACCTAGCCAACCATATGCGATCACATACCAACGAGACGCCGTTCCGTTGCGAGATCTGCGGCAAGAGCTTTAGCCGCAAGGAGCACTTCACCAATCACATACTTTGGCATACAG GCGAGACGCCGCACCGGTGCGACTTTTGCTCCAAGACGTTTACGCGCAAGGAGCACTTGCTTAACCACGTGCGCCAGCACACGGGAGAGTCGCCACACCGCTGCTCCTACTGCATGAAGACGTTCACGCGCAAGGAGCACCTGGTCAACCACATACGCCAGCACACGGGTGAGACACCGTTCAAGTGCACGTACTGCACGAAAGCGTTCACGCGCAAAGATCACATGGTTAATCATGTACGGCAACATACAGGCGAGTCGCCGCACAAGTGCACGTACTGCACCAAGACGTTTACGCGCAAGGAGCACCTGACGAACCATGTGCGCCAGCACACGGGCGACTCCCCGCACCGCTGCTCCTACTGCAAGAAGACCTTCACGCGCAAGGAGCACCTGACGAACCATGTGCGCCTGCACACGGGCGACTCGCCGCACAAGTGCGAGTACTGCCAGAAGACGTTTACGCGGAAGGAGCACCTCAACAATCATATGCGCCAGCATTCGAGCGACAATCCGCATTGCTGCAACGTTTGCAACAAGCCGTTTACGCGCAAGGAGCACCTGATCAACCATATGTCGCGGTGCCACACCGGTGACCGGCCCTTCACCTGCGAGACGTGCGGCAAATCGTTCCCGCTCAAGGGCAATCTGCTCTTCCATCAGCGTAGCCATACCAAGGGCCAGGAGATGGAGCGGCCATTCGCCTGCGAGAAGTGCCCCAAGAACTTCATCTGCAAAG GTCACTTGGTCTCGCACATGCGCTCCCATTCGGGTGAGAAACCACACGCGTGCACACTGTGCAGCAAGGCGTTCGTCGAGCGCGGCAATTTGAAGCGCCACATGAAGATGAATCACCCGGATGCTATGATGCCGCCACCACCCgtgcatccgcatccgcaaaTACCGGCTGGTGTGCTGACGCAAGTCAAGCAGGAAGTGAAACCGATCATAA TTCCCCATCACTCGGCGACCACCACGATGCACACCATCCAGCAGATCACGGCGGGTGCGGCGGGCGGAGCCGGTGCGGTCCAGTTAACTCCGGGTCTGGTGCCCCTGGTTACCTCCACGCTCATCTCACATAATGCTGCTGCCCAACAGCAGTCGCAGAAGCAGcaagcagccgccgcagcagctgcacagCAACAGGCCgcagccgccgctgctgcccaACAGCAAGCAGCCCAGCAACAGGCAGCAGCCgcacatcagcagcatcaacaacaagTGGCCgcgcaacatcaacagcaggcTGCAGTGGCTgctcaccagcagcagcaacagcagttgcagcagcagcaacaactgcttCAGTTGTCCATCCAACAGGCGGCTCACCATcatcagcaggagcagcatcgtcaacagcagcaacagcaacaccagcagcaacaacagcagcagcatcaccagcagcaacagcagggtCATCCACAGGCCCcgccaccgcagcagcaacagcagccgccgccCATCGCCTTGATCAGTGACCCAAGTGCTCTGGCACGCGCCGCCATCCAGCTGCAGCATCTGCCAGCGAACGTGGAACAGCACCCGGTTGTTTACTAA
- the LOC6732008 gene encoding zinc finger protein 497 isoform X6, whose product MQHVSAASSVPSVVTPVVTTGGTTITLGGPPPLPKSEHKEDGKPPHGIEMYKVNIEDISQLFTYHEVFGKIHGDVVNHQLAAAHGGQLPPPPPLPPQVTSHAASAAAAAAAASTNNAAVAAVMASANAAAAAAAAASAGGGLPPATSGNGGQQVTVTTTSSSTSSGGSTTSGGTTTTAGELLMPKMEGGIHGVDGSGNGGNGGGQNVALAPDGTPIATGTHVCDICGKMFQFRYQLIVHRRYHSERKPFMCQVCGQGFTTSQDLTRHGKIHIGGPMFTCIVCFNVFANNTSLERHMKRHSTDKPFACTICQKTFARKEHLDNHFRSHTGETPFRCQYCAKTFTRKEHMVNHVRKHTGETPHRCDICKKSFTRKEHYVNHYMWHTGQTPHQCDVCGKKYTRKEHLANHMRSHTNETPFRCEICGKSFSRKEHFTNHILWHTGETPHRCDFCSKTFTRKEHLLNHVRQHTGESPHRCSYCMKTFTRKEHLVNHIRQHTGETPFKCTYCTKAFTRKDHMVNHVRQHTGESPHKCTYCTKTFTRKEHLTNHVRQHTGDSPHRCSYCKKTFTRKEHLTNHVRLHTGDSPHKCEYCQKTFTRKEHLNNHMRQHSSDNPHCCNVCNKPFTRKEHLINHMSRCHTGDRPFTCETCGKSFPLKGNLLFHQRSHTKGQEMERPFACEKCPKNFICKVPHHSATTTMHTIQQITAGAAGGAGAVQLTPGLVPLVTSTLISHNAAAQQQSQKQQAAAAAAAQQQAAAAAAAQQQAAQQQAAAAHQQHQQQVAAQHQQQAAVAAHQQQQQQLQQQQQLLQLSIQQAAHHHQQEQHRQQQQQQHQQQQQQQHHQQQQQGHPQAPPPQQQQQPPPIALISDPSALARAAIQLQHLPANVEQHPVVY is encoded by the exons ATGCAGCACGTGAGCGCTGCCAGCTCTGTGCCATCAGTAGTAACTCCTGTTGTGACCACTGGTGGGACAACGATTACATTGGGCGGCCCACCACCGCTTCCTAAATCCGAGCACAAAGAGGATGGCAAGCCGCCGCACGGCATCGAAATGTACAAGGTGAACATTGAGGACATTTCGCAGCTCTTCACCTACCACGAGGTCTTTGGCAAAATCCACGGCGATGTGGTCAATCATCAATTAGCAGCAGCCCACGGCGGCCAGttgccaccacctcctccgctaCCGCCGCAGGTTACCAGCCATGCGGCGAGTGCAgcggcagccgcagcagcggcgTCCACGAATAATGCCGCCGTTGCAGCGGTAATGGCATCAGCGAATGCAGCAGCGGCcgcggcggcagctgcatcGGCGGGGGGAGGACTACCGCCGGCCACCAGCGGCAATGGGGGCCAGCAGGTGACGGTGACGACGACCAGCAGCTCGACTAGCAGCGGCGGGAGCACCACCAGTGGGGGCACCACGACCACGGCGGGTGAGTTGCTTATGCCTAAAATGGAGGGCGGCATTCATGGCGTGGACGGCAGCGGCAATGGCGGCAATGGTGGCGGGCAAAACGTGGCGCTGGCGCCAGACGGTACGCCCATTGCGACGGGGACGCACGTCTGCGACATCTGCGGCAAGATGTTCCAGTTCCGGTACCAGCTGATCGTGCACCGGCGCTACCACAGCGAACGGAAGCCGTTCATGTGCCAGGTGTGCGGCCAGGGGTTCACCACGTCGCAGGATTTGACGCGCCACGGCAAGATCCACATTGGCGGGCCCATGTTCACCTGCATCGTGTGCTTCAATGTGTTCGCGAACAATACGAGCCTGGAGCGGCACATGAAACGGCACTCGACGGACAAACCGTTCGCCTGCACCATTTGCCAAAAGACCTTTGCCCGCAAAGAGCATCTGGACAATCACTTCCGCTCGCACACGGGCGAAACGCCCTTCCGTTGCCAGTACTGCGCCAAGACGTTCACGCGCAAGGAGCACATGGTCAACCATGTGCGCAAACACACGGGTGAGACGCCACATCGTTGCGATATTTGTAAGAAGTCCTTTACGCGCAAGGAACACTATGTTAACCACTACATGTGGCACACTG GTCAAACGCCGCACCAGTGCGATGTCTGCGGCAAGAAATACACGCGCAAGGAGCACCTAGCCAACCATATGCGATCACATACCAACGAGACGCCGTTCCGTTGCGAGATCTGCGGCAAGAGCTTTAGCCGCAAGGAGCACTTCACCAATCACATACTTTGGCATACAG GCGAGACGCCGCACCGGTGCGACTTTTGCTCCAAGACGTTTACGCGCAAGGAGCACTTGCTTAACCACGTGCGCCAGCACACGGGAGAGTCGCCACACCGCTGCTCCTACTGCATGAAGACGTTCACGCGCAAGGAGCACCTGGTCAACCACATACGCCAGCACACGGGTGAGACACCGTTCAAGTGCACGTACTGCACGAAAGCGTTCACGCGCAAAGATCACATGGTTAATCATGTACGGCAACATACAGGCGAGTCGCCGCACAAGTGCACGTACTGCACCAAGACGTTTACGCGCAAGGAGCACCTGACGAACCATGTGCGCCAGCACACGGGCGACTCCCCGCACCGCTGCTCCTACTGCAAGAAGACCTTCACGCGCAAGGAGCACCTGACGAACCATGTGCGCCTGCACACGGGCGACTCGCCGCACAAGTGCGAGTACTGCCAGAAGACGTTTACGCGGAAGGAGCACCTCAACAATCATATGCGCCAGCATTCGAGCGACAATCCGCATTGCTGCAACGTTTGCAACAAGCCGTTTACGCGCAAGGAGCACCTGATCAACCATATGTCGCGGTGCCACACCGGTGACCGGCCCTTCACCTGCGAGACGTGCGGCAAATCGTTCCCGCTCAAGGGCAATCTGCTCTTCCATCAGCGTAGCCATACCAAGGGCCAGGAGATGGAGCGGCCATTCGCCTGCGAGAAGTGCCCCAAGAACTTCATCTGCAAAG TTCCCCATCACTCGGCGACCACCACGATGCACACCATCCAGCAGATCACGGCGGGTGCGGCGGGCGGAGCCGGTGCGGTCCAGTTAACTCCGGGTCTGGTGCCCCTGGTTACCTCCACGCTCATCTCACATAATGCTGCTGCCCAACAGCAGTCGCAGAAGCAGcaagcagccgccgcagcagctgcacagCAACAGGCCgcagccgccgctgctgcccaACAGCAAGCAGCCCAGCAACAGGCAGCAGCCgcacatcagcagcatcaacaacaagTGGCCgcgcaacatcaacagcaggcTGCAGTGGCTgctcaccagcagcagcaacagcagttgcagcagcagcaacaactgcttCAGTTGTCCATCCAACAGGCGGCTCACCATcatcagcaggagcagcatcgtcaacagcagcaacagcaacaccagcagcaacaacagcagcagcatcaccagcagcaacagcagggtCATCCACAGGCCCcgccaccgcagcagcaacagcagccgccgccCATCGCCTTGATCAGTGACCCAAGTGCTCTGGCACGCGCCGCCATCCAGCTGCAGCATCTGCCAGCGAACGTGGAACAGCACCCGGTTGTTTACTAA
- the LOC6732008 gene encoding zinc finger protein 271 isoform X5, whose protein sequence is MQHVSAASSVPSVVTPVVTTGGTTITLGGPPPLPKSEHKEDGKPPHGIEMYKVNIEDISQLFTYHEVFGKIHGDVVNHQLAAAHGGQLPPPPPLPPQVTSHAASAAAAAAAASTNNAAVAAVMASANAAAAAAAAASAGGGLPPATSGNGGQQVTVTTTSSSTSSGGSTTSGGTTTTAGELLMPKMEGGIHGVDGSGNGGNGGGQNVALAPDGTPIATGTHVCDICGKMFQFRYQLIVHRRYHSERKPFMCQVCGQGFTTSQDLTRHGKIHIGGPMFTCIVCFNVFANNTSLERHMKRHSTDKPFACTICQKTFARKEHLDNHFRSHTGETPFRCQYCAKTFTRKEHMVNHVRKHTGETPHRCDICKKSFTRKEHYVNHYMWHTGQTPHQCDVCGKKYTRKEHLANHMRSHTNETPFRCEICGKSFSRKEHFTNHILWHTAGETPHRCDFCSKTFTRKEHLLNHVRQHTGESPHRCSYCMKTFTRKEHLVNHIRQHTGETPFKCTYCTKAFTRKDHMVNHVRQHTGESPHKCTYCTKTFTRKEHLTNHVRQHTGDSPHRCSYCKKTFTRKEHLTNHVRLHTGDSPHKCEYCQKTFTRKEHLNNHMRQHSSDNPHCCNVCNKPFTRKEHLINHMSRCHTGDRPFTCETCGKSFPLKGNLLFHQRSHTKGQEMERPFACEKCPKNFICKVPHHSATTTMHTIQQITAGAAGGAGAVQLTPGLVPLVTSTLISHNAAAQQQSQKQQAAAAAAAQQQAAAAAAAQQQAAQQQAAAAHQQHQQQVAAQHQQQAAVAAHQQQQQQLQQQQQLLQLSIQQAAHHHQQEQHRQQQQQQHQQQQQQQHHQQQQQGHPQAPPPQQQQQPPPIALISDPSALARAAIQLQHLPANVEQHPVVY, encoded by the exons ATGCAGCACGTGAGCGCTGCCAGCTCTGTGCCATCAGTAGTAACTCCTGTTGTGACCACTGGTGGGACAACGATTACATTGGGCGGCCCACCACCGCTTCCTAAATCCGAGCACAAAGAGGATGGCAAGCCGCCGCACGGCATCGAAATGTACAAGGTGAACATTGAGGACATTTCGCAGCTCTTCACCTACCACGAGGTCTTTGGCAAAATCCACGGCGATGTGGTCAATCATCAATTAGCAGCAGCCCACGGCGGCCAGttgccaccacctcctccgctaCCGCCGCAGGTTACCAGCCATGCGGCGAGTGCAgcggcagccgcagcagcggcgTCCACGAATAATGCCGCCGTTGCAGCGGTAATGGCATCAGCGAATGCAGCAGCGGCcgcggcggcagctgcatcGGCGGGGGGAGGACTACCGCCGGCCACCAGCGGCAATGGGGGCCAGCAGGTGACGGTGACGACGACCAGCAGCTCGACTAGCAGCGGCGGGAGCACCACCAGTGGGGGCACCACGACCACGGCGGGTGAGTTGCTTATGCCTAAAATGGAGGGCGGCATTCATGGCGTGGACGGCAGCGGCAATGGCGGCAATGGTGGCGGGCAAAACGTGGCGCTGGCGCCAGACGGTACGCCCATTGCGACGGGGACGCACGTCTGCGACATCTGCGGCAAGATGTTCCAGTTCCGGTACCAGCTGATCGTGCACCGGCGCTACCACAGCGAACGGAAGCCGTTCATGTGCCAGGTGTGCGGCCAGGGGTTCACCACGTCGCAGGATTTGACGCGCCACGGCAAGATCCACATTGGCGGGCCCATGTTCACCTGCATCGTGTGCTTCAATGTGTTCGCGAACAATACGAGCCTGGAGCGGCACATGAAACGGCACTCGACGGACAAACCGTTCGCCTGCACCATTTGCCAAAAGACCTTTGCCCGCAAAGAGCATCTGGACAATCACTTCCGCTCGCACACGGGCGAAACGCCCTTCCGTTGCCAGTACTGCGCCAAGACGTTCACGCGCAAGGAGCACATGGTCAACCATGTGCGCAAACACACGGGTGAGACGCCACATCGTTGCGATATTTGTAAGAAGTCCTTTACGCGCAAGGAACACTATGTTAACCACTACATGTGGCACACTG GTCAAACGCCGCACCAGTGCGATGTCTGCGGCAAGAAATACACGCGCAAGGAGCACCTAGCCAACCATATGCGATCACATACCAACGAGACGCCGTTCCGTTGCGAGATCTGCGGCAAGAGCTTTAGCCGCAAGGAGCACTTCACCAATCACATACTTTGGCATACAG CAGGCGAGACGCCGCACCGGTGCGACTTTTGCTCCAAGACGTTTACGCGCAAGGAGCACTTGCTTAACCACGTGCGCCAGCACACGGGAGAGTCGCCACACCGCTGCTCCTACTGCATGAAGACGTTCACGCGCAAGGAGCACCTGGTCAACCACATACGCCAGCACACGGGTGAGACACCGTTCAAGTGCACGTACTGCACGAAAGCGTTCACGCGCAAAGATCACATGGTTAATCATGTACGGCAACATACAGGCGAGTCGCCGCACAAGTGCACGTACTGCACCAAGACGTTTACGCGCAAGGAGCACCTGACGAACCATGTGCGCCAGCACACGGGCGACTCCCCGCACCGCTGCTCCTACTGCAAGAAGACCTTCACGCGCAAGGAGCACCTGACGAACCATGTGCGCCTGCACACGGGCGACTCGCCGCACAAGTGCGAGTACTGCCAGAAGACGTTTACGCGGAAGGAGCACCTCAACAATCATATGCGCCAGCATTCGAGCGACAATCCGCATTGCTGCAACGTTTGCAACAAGCCGTTTACGCGCAAGGAGCACCTGATCAACCATATGTCGCGGTGCCACACCGGTGACCGGCCCTTCACCTGCGAGACGTGCGGCAAATCGTTCCCGCTCAAGGGCAATCTGCTCTTCCATCAGCGTAGCCATACCAAGGGCCAGGAGATGGAGCGGCCATTCGCCTGCGAGAAGTGCCCCAAGAACTTCATCTGCAAAG TTCCCCATCACTCGGCGACCACCACGATGCACACCATCCAGCAGATCACGGCGGGTGCGGCGGGCGGAGCCGGTGCGGTCCAGTTAACTCCGGGTCTGGTGCCCCTGGTTACCTCCACGCTCATCTCACATAATGCTGCTGCCCAACAGCAGTCGCAGAAGCAGcaagcagccgccgcagcagctgcacagCAACAGGCCgcagccgccgctgctgcccaACAGCAAGCAGCCCAGCAACAGGCAGCAGCCgcacatcagcagcatcaacaacaagTGGCCgcgcaacatcaacagcaggcTGCAGTGGCTgctcaccagcagcagcaacagcagttgcagcagcagcaacaactgcttCAGTTGTCCATCCAACAGGCGGCTCACCATcatcagcaggagcagcatcgtcaacagcagcaacagcaacaccagcagcaacaacagcagcagcatcaccagcagcaacagcagggtCATCCACAGGCCCcgccaccgcagcagcaacagcagccgccgccCATCGCCTTGATCAGTGACCCAAGTGCTCTGGCACGCGCCGCCATCCAGCTGCAGCATCTGCCAGCGAACGTGGAACAGCACCCGGTTGTTTACTAA